From the Rhizobium sp. ARZ01 genome, the window CATAACCATGTCGTCGAGGCTTTAACACCGAGGAACCATTTTGCCTCCGTGGGCGTTGCAGGGAACCACTTTTGCGAAGCCCGGTTTCATTGTTGACTAACTCTACTAACTTCATAGACTTTGTGCACCAAGGAAGAGGGAGTAGAAAATGTCTATTTTTTCCAAAAGCTTGAGTGTTGCCTTGCTTGGCGTTGGCCTCGCTGTCGGCGCCGTTTCGGCGGCCGTGGCGCAGAGCACACTGTTGAATGTGTCCTATGATCCGACCCGCGAACTTTACAAGCAGTACAACACCGCCTTTGCCGCCCATTGGAAGGCAGAGACCGGCGAGGATGTCACGGTCCAGCAGTCGCATGGTGGCTCCGGCAAGCAGGCCCGCGCAGTGATCGATGGTCTCGAGGCCGATGTCGTTACCCTCGCGCTTGAAGCAGACATCGATGCCATCGTCGAAAAGACGAAGAAGATCCCGGGAAACTGGCGCGAATTGCTGCCGAACAAGTCGACGCCCTATTCGTCCACAATCGTGTTCCTGGTGCGCAAGGGTAATCCGAAGGGCATCAAGGACTGGAGCGACCTGATCAAGGACGACGTCCAGGTCATCACGCCGAACCCGAAAACCTCCGGCGGTGCCCGCTGGAACTTCCTCGCCGCCTGGGCCTGGGCCGAAAAGGAATTCGGCGGCGACAAGGCCAAGGTGACTGAATATATCACCACGCTCTTCAAGCACGTGCCGGTGTTGGATACCGGCGCGCGCGGCTCCACCACGACCTTCGTCGAACGGGGAATTGGCGACGTTCTGCTCGCCTGGGAGAACGAGGCATGGCTTGCGCTGGAAGAACTCGGACCTGACCAGTTCGAGATCGTCGCTCCGCCGCTCTCAATCTATGCCGAGCCGCCCGTTGCGGTCGTGAAGGGCAACGCGGAAGCGAAGGGAACGGAAAAGCTTGCAAATGCCTACCTTGAGTATCTTTATAGCAAGGAAGGCCAGAACATCGCGGCCAAGAACTTCTATCGCCCGTCGGATCCCTCCGCCGTCGATGCGAAGCTCCTGGAGAAGTTTCCGAAGCTTGAACTCCTGACGATCGAGGCCTTTGGTGGATGGAAGAAGGCGCAGCCGGAATTCTTCGGCGATGGCGGCATCTTCGACCAGGTCTACAAGCCGGGGAACTGAGATCGAATGGCATCCACCCCCAGCGCTGCGCGTTGGCACTGGAAAACCCCGAGCGTCATTCCGGGCTTCGGACTGACGCTCGGGTTTACGCTGGCTTACCTGACGCTCATCATTCTCATTCCGCTGGCGGCACTCGCCTGGCGATCCGCTTCCCTCGGCTGGGCCGACTTCATCCGCCTCGTCCTGGACCCGCGCACGCTCGGCGCCCTGAAGGTCTCGTTCTCCACCGCGCTGATCGCCGCCGTCGTTAACGTGATCTTCGGCGTCATCACCGCCTGGGTGCTGGTGCGCTACAACTTTCCCGGCCGCCGCATCGTTGATGCGATCGTCGATCTTCCCTTTGCCATCCCGACAGCGGTTGCCGGTATTGCGCTCACATCGATCTATGCGCCGAACGGCCTCATCGGCAGCCTGCTGACCCCGCTCGGCATCAAGGTTGCCTACACGCCGATCGGCATTGTCGTTGCTTTGATCGCAATCGGCCTGCCGTTCGTGGTGCGCACCGTCCAGCCTGTCATGCAGGAGATCAACCAGGAGGTGGAAGAGGCGGCCGCTTCGCTGGGCGCCAACCGCTTCCAGACGATCTTTCGCGTCATCCTTCCTGGCCTGATGCCCGCGATCCTCACCGGCTTCGCGCTGGCGTTGGCCCGCGGCATCGGCGAATACGGCTCGGTCATCTTCATTGCCGGCAACATCCCCTTCGTCTCCGAGATTGCACCGCTCTTGATCGTCATCCGGCTGGAGGAGTTCGACTATGGCGCTGCGACCGCCATTGCGACCGTCATGCTGGTCATCGCGTTTCTCATGCTTCTCCTGATCAATTTCATTCAGGCCTGGAGCAGGCGGAGGTTCGGCTATGAGCAATGAGCACTTCAAGAACCCGATCAGCGAAAGCGCGCCGGTCCGCTGGGCACTGATCCTTGCGGTTCTCGCCTTTCTCACCCTTTTCGTGCTGCTGCCGCTTGTGATCGTCTTTACGCAGGCCTTCCGGGAAGGGTGGGGTGCCTATCTTGCGGCGCTTGGCGAACCGGATGCGGTTTCCGCCATCAGGCTGACGCTGCTGGTTGCGGCTATCGCGGTGCCCGCCAACATGATCTTCGGCCTTGCCGCTTCCTGGGCGATCGCCAAGTTCGAATTCCGCGGCAAGGCCTTCCTGATCACCCTGATCGACCTGCCGTTTTCGGTCTCGCCGGTCATTTCCGGCCTTGTCTATGTGCTGCTCTTCGGTGCGAACTCGGTGCTCGGCCCGTTCCTGAAGTCATATGGTCTGCAAGTGGTGTTTGCCGTGCCAGGCATCGTGCTCGCCACAATCTTCGTCACCTTTCCCTTCGTCGCGCGCGAACTCATCCCGCTGATGCAGGAGCAGGGCACCGGCGACGAGGAGGCGGCGATCTCGCTCGGCGCCAGCGGCTGGCAGGCGTTTCGGTATGTGACGTTGCCCAACATCAAGTGGGGCCTGCTCTATGGCGTGCTGCTCTGCAATGCCCGCGCGATGGGCGAGTTTGGCGCCGTTTCGGTGGTCTCCGGCCATATCCGCGGCCTGACCAACACGATGCCGCTGCATGTCGAGATCCTCTACAACGACTACAACATCGTCGGCGCCTTCGCGGTTGCCTCGCTTCTGGCGCTCCTGGCGCTCCTGACGCTTGTGCTCCGGGCCATTCTAGAAACCCGCTACGGTTCCGAGCTGTCGGCCGGCCAGAAACACTGAGAAGAGCAGAGCGCACATGGAAATTCGCGTTGAAAAAATCCGCAAGGAATTCGATCTCTATCCGGCGCTGCACGATGTCTCGCTGAAGATCGAATCCGGCGAACTGATCGCTCTTCTCGGCCCCTCCGGATCGGGTAAGACGACGCTGCTGCGCCTGATCGCAGGCCTCGAGCAACCGACCTTGGGCCGCATCTTCTTCGGCAACGAGGACGCCTCTTATAAATCGGTGCAGGAACGCAACGTCGGCTTCGTGTTCCAGCATTACGCGCTGTTCCGGCATATGAACGTCGCGGAAAACGTCGCCTTCGGCCTGACGGTCCGACCGCGCCACCAGCGTCCGCCCAAGGCGGAAATCCGCCGCCGGGCGCTGGAGCTGCTCGACATGGTGCAACTGACCGGGCTGGAGAAACGTTTTCCCAACCAGCTGTCCGGCGGCCAGCGCCAGCGCGTGGCGCTTGCGCGTGCCATGGCGATCGAACCGAAGGTGCTGCTTCTCGACGAGCCCTTCGGTGCGCTCGATGCCAAGGTGCGAAAGGAGCTGCGCCGCTGGCTGCGCGAGTTCCACGACCGCACCGGCCACACGACCGTTTTCGTCACGCACGACCAGGAGGAGGCGCTGGAACTCGCCGACCGTGTCGTCGTGATGAGCCAGGGCAAGATCGAGCAGGTAGGATCGTCGGACGATGTCTACGATCGGCCGAACTCGCCCTTCGTCTTCTCCTTCATCGGCGAGAGTGCGAACCTGCCGGTAACGGTGATCGACGGCACCGTGCATTTCCATGGAGAGTCCACCGGGCTTGCCGCCCAGCGCGACGGCGAGGGGCGTCTGTTCTTCCGACCGCAGGATGTCTCGCTGGTGGAAGAGGGGCCCTGCTTCACCGGTCCCGTCACATCGAGCCGCCGACTTGCCGGCACCCGCATCGCCGAGGTGGAACTAGGATCCGCCGAGGACCCATGCCACGTGGAGATCGAAATCCCGCTCGAAGCGGCCGCCACCAACGGCTCGATCCTGTCGTTCCGCCCGACACGATGGAAGCTGTTTTACTGAGCGGGCGAAGGGCCACCGTGTTCTATAGTGACGCCCGTCGCTTTGGCAGCCTGCAACTCCGGCGCCAACGTCGAGATGGCCTGCGCTTGTTCAAGGGTTGGTGATCCGACTCGCCTTTGCGCGCGTCCACGCTAACTTTCGTCCTGTGACCCAAGGATCGAAAGGAATGCGCCATGCGTCCCTTGACCGGCATACTGGCCGTTGCCGCCATATTAGCCTTCGCCGCAACGGCGTCCTTCGCGCATCACGGTTGGACATGGGCTGAAGAAGAGCAGACCGAACTCAAGGGCATCATTCGCACGGTCGTGATCGCCCCGCCGCATCCCACCCTCGACGTCGAGACGGCAAGCGATGGGCTGTGGAAGATCGAACTGGGCAATCCGCGCCAGACGCAGCGTTCCGGCTTTGTGGAAGGCTCGGCCAAGCAGGGAGACCAGGTTGTCGTTCTCGGCAATCGCTCGCTCGATCCCGATGAAAAGCGGATGAAGGCCGTGCGCATCACCGTTAACGGCAAGGTGTTCGATATCTATCCCGAGCGGATCAAGATGAATTGAGTGTGGGCATGGAGGGGCTCGAATGGATCGCAGCCTCGCCGATCGCCGCGGCGCTGAAGGCGTCGGGCACGCTCTACCTGTTCGTCAACGCGGCGCACATCCTGTCGATCGGCCTGATCGTCGGCGCGATCATGCCGCTGGACCTGCGCCTGCTCGGCCTGTTTCGCCGCTACCCGCTCTCCGCTCTCGGACCCTATCTTTCGGCAAGCGCTGCCATCGGGGTGGCGCTCGCGATCCTGACCGGTATCTGTCTGTTTTCCGTGCGCCCGATGGAATACGCGTCGAACCCGGCCTTCCTGGTCAAGCTGGCGCTGCTCGCCTGCGGCGTTGTCAATGCGCTTTCCGTACACGGAACGACGCGGTGGATGGTTGCGGTGAACCATGGGAAGGTGTCACCGCTGCTCAGGCTGCAGGCTTTGCTCTCACTGACGCTCTGGGCCGCGACGCTCGTGGCCGGGCGCTGGATCGCCTTCGTCTGACCCGGCGCCGGGCTTACCGGTCGCTCGTCTCCCAGCGCGGATTGATCCACGGTTCCTGGTTGGAGCGGGGCAGGGGCTGCCGGCCGAGGATATGGTCGGCGGCCTTCTCGCCGGTCATGATCGAGGGACCGTTGAGGTTGCCGTAGGTGACGTGCGGGAAGATTGATGAATCGGCGACCCGCAGGCCGTCGACGCCGATGACGCGCGTCTCCGGATCGACCACCGCCATCGGATCGTTGCGGTCACCCATCTTGCAGGTGCCGCAGGGGTGGTAGGCGCTTTCCAGGTGCTCGCGCAGGAAGGCGTCGATCTCCTCGTCCGTCTGCACCTTCGCGCCCGGCTGGATTTCCGGCCCGCGATAGTGGTCGAAGGCCTTCTGGCCAAAAATCTCCCGCGTCAGCCGTACGCAATGGCGGAACTTCTCCCAGTCTTCCGGATGGCTCATGTAGTTGAAGCGGATGACCGGATCGGCCATCGCATCGGCCGAGCGCAGCGTCACGCTGCCGCGCGACTTCGACAGGTTGTAGCCGACATGGGCCTGGAATCCGTGCGTGTTGGCGGCTGCCTTGCCGTCGTAGGAGATCGCCACGGGCAGGAAGTGGTACTGGATGTCTGGCTGCTTGACGCCGGGCGCGGAACGCAGGAAGGCGCAGGCCTCGAATTGGTTGGAGATGCCGAGCCCCTGCTTGAAGAACAGCCACTGCGCGCCCGCCACGCCCTGCCAGAACCACGGCAGCCACGAATAGAGCGATACCGGCTTGGTCGAGACCTGCTGGAAATAGAACTCCATGTGGTCCTGCAGGTTGGCGCCGACGCCCGGCCGGTCGGCCTTCACCTCGATCCCCATGTCCTGCAGATGCTGTCCTGGACCAATGCCCGAGAGCATCAGTAGTTTCGGCGAGTTGAACGAGGAGGCCGAGACGATCACCTCGCGGTTGGCGCGCACCACCTCGATCTTGCCGCCGCGGTCGATCTCGACGCCGACGGCGCGGCCGCTCTCGATCACGATTTTCCGCGCAAAGCAGCGCACCAGCTCGACATTCGGCCGCTTCATCGCCGGCTTCAGATAAGCATTCGCCGCGGACCAGCGCCGGCCCTGCCAGACCGTCTGCTCCATCAGGCCAAAACCTTCCTGCTTGGAGCCGTTATAGTCCTCGGTCAGCTCGAAGCCGGCCTGCTTGCCCGCCTCGATGAAGGCGTGGAACAGCGGGTTCTTCACCGGTCCACGCTTGACGTGCAGCGGCCCATTCGTGCCGCGCCAGCCGTCCTCGCCGCCGTGGTTGTGCTCCATCCGCTTGAAATAGGGCAGCACGTCCGCATAGGCCCAGCCACGCGCGCCGAGCTCTTCCCAACGGTTGAAGTCCTCCGCGTGGCCGCGCACATAGACGAGCCCGTTGATCGACGATGACCCACCGATCACCTTGCCGCGCGGTGCGGTGATCCTGCGGTTGTTGAGGTTCGGCTCCGGTTCGGAAAGATAGCCCCAGTTGTAGCGCTTCATGCTCATCGGCCAGGCGAGCGCCGCCGGCATCTGGATGAACGGCCCGATGTCCGACCCGCCATACTCCAGAACCAAGACGGTGTTCTTGCCGTCCTCCGAGAGGCGATAGGCCAGTGCGGAGCCTGCCGAACCCGATCCGACGATGATGTAATCTGCCTGCTGCATGATGATGTTCCGCTTAAGCTTCGTTAGGCATTGTTGCGTGTTTCATCGACCTGCATGGCTCGTTTCCGTTGAAAACGCCAAGGATCGAAATTAGGTCTGTGGTTGTATACTTAGTTGGGGATGCGGACTTCAAATGCCCGGAGAAGGCTTCCGAAAGAAACTGCTGCAGCGATTGAGCGCGGTAGAAAATGCTCGTCTGAAGGAAGAGAAAGAAAGAGAACGCCGCGCCGAGGGGACGGAGAACGTTTATCGAGATACGCGACAAGAAATTTCGGCGTTCTCCTTCTTGAAAAGAAAACTCAGAATCGGTCTTTGTGTGTTCTCGTGCGTGCTTATAGCCGCGGTACTCCAAGAGGCCACGGGTATCGCATTTTTCTTCTGGTATGTACCGTTGTGTTGTCTCTGTATCTATGCCCTCTGGAAGCGCGTGGTCGTTAAGCCCTCTCGGCTGAGGCACTACGACTGACTCATACAGAAACGCACCGCGGGCCGGCACCGTGTCGGAGCGGATGATGATGTAATCTGCGTTCTGCATTGCCGTTACCCAGCAGTTCCTGTTCGATGGCCCCTCCCCAACCCCTCCCCACAAGGGGAGGGGTTGGAGAGGGGCTTTTTCTCAATACGGTGCTTCCACCGACCCCATCGACACGTAGACCGTCTTCAGCTCCGAATAGTGCTGAAGCGCCGCCAGCGAATTCTCGCGGCCGAAGCCGGACTGCTTGGAGCCGCCGAAGGGGATTTCGACCGGGCAGAGGTTGTAGGTGTTGATCCAGAGCGTCCCGGCTTCGAGCTGGTCGACAACGCGGTGGGCGCGGGCGATGTCGCGGGTGAACACGCCGCCGGAGAGGCCGAACTCGGTGGCGTTGCCGCGGGCGATCACTTCCTCTTCATTGTCGAAGTCGAGCACGCACATGACGGGCCCGAAGATCTCTTCCCGCGCGATCGTCATTTCGTCGGTGACGTCGGCAAAGACAGTCGGCTGGATGTAGTAGCCCTCGCCGGAAACATGGTTCGGGATGCCGCCGCCGGTAACAAGCGTCGCGCCTTCCGACTTGCCCTTGCCGATATAGTCCAGCACCTTGTCGCGCTGCGCCTTCGACACCATCGGCCCGAGCTGCGTCGCCTCGTCCATCGGCTCGCCGATGACGATCTTTTCCGTCCGCTCCTTCAGCCGCGCCAGGAATTGCTCCTTGATGCCCTTCTGGACGAAGACGCGGGTGCCGTTCGAGCAGACCTGGCCGGTCGAGTAGAAATTGCCGAGCATCGCCCCGCCGATAGCGCTTTCGAGGTCGGCATCGTCGAAGACGATCAGCGGCGACTTGCCGCCGAGTTCCATCGTGACGTGTTTCAGCGCCGAGGCCGCAGCACCCGCCACCTTCTTGCCCGTCGGCACCGAGCCGGTCAGCGACACCTTGGCGACATCAGGATGGTTGACGAGCAGCGGACCTGTCGTGCGGTCGCCCTGGATGACGTTGTAGAGCCCCTTCGGCAGGCCGGCCTCGATGAGGATTTCGGCGATCTTCAGGGCGCCGAGCGGCGTGTTTTCCGAGGGCTTGAAGACCATCGCATTGCCGCAGACCAGCGCCGGCGCGCCCTTCCAGCAGGCGATCTGCTGGGGATAGTTCCAGGCGCCGATGCCGACGCAGACGCCGAGCGGCACGCGCTTGGTGAAGGCGAAATCCTGGCCGAGCGGGATGTAGTCGCCATTGAGCCCGGCCGCGGCGATGCCGCCGAAGAACTCGAAACTGTCGGCGCCGGAGGTCG encodes:
- a CDS encoding sulfate ABC transporter substrate-binding protein produces the protein MSIFSKSLSVALLGVGLAVGAVSAAVAQSTLLNVSYDPTRELYKQYNTAFAAHWKAETGEDVTVQQSHGGSGKQARAVIDGLEADVVTLALEADIDAIVEKTKKIPGNWRELLPNKSTPYSSTIVFLVRKGNPKGIKDWSDLIKDDVQVITPNPKTSGGARWNFLAAWAWAEKEFGGDKAKVTEYITTLFKHVPVLDTGARGSTTTFVERGIGDVLLAWENEAWLALEELGPDQFEIVAPPLSIYAEPPVAVVKGNAEAKGTEKLANAYLEYLYSKEGQNIAAKNFYRPSDPSAVDAKLLEKFPKLELLTIEAFGGWKKAQPEFFGDGGIFDQVYKPGN
- the cysT gene encoding sulfate ABC transporter permease subunit CysT codes for the protein MASTPSAARWHWKTPSVIPGFGLTLGFTLAYLTLIILIPLAALAWRSASLGWADFIRLVLDPRTLGALKVSFSTALIAAVVNVIFGVITAWVLVRYNFPGRRIVDAIVDLPFAIPTAVAGIALTSIYAPNGLIGSLLTPLGIKVAYTPIGIVVALIAIGLPFVVRTVQPVMQEINQEVEEAAASLGANRFQTIFRVILPGLMPAILTGFALALARGIGEYGSVIFIAGNIPFVSEIAPLLIVIRLEEFDYGAATAIATVMLVIAFLMLLLINFIQAWSRRRFGYEQ
- the cysW gene encoding sulfate ABC transporter permease subunit CysW, producing MSNEHFKNPISESAPVRWALILAVLAFLTLFVLLPLVIVFTQAFREGWGAYLAALGEPDAVSAIRLTLLVAAIAVPANMIFGLAASWAIAKFEFRGKAFLITLIDLPFSVSPVISGLVYVLLFGANSVLGPFLKSYGLQVVFAVPGIVLATIFVTFPFVARELIPLMQEQGTGDEEAAISLGASGWQAFRYVTLPNIKWGLLYGVLLCNARAMGEFGAVSVVSGHIRGLTNTMPLHVEILYNDYNIVGAFAVASLLALLALLTLVLRAILETRYGSELSAGQKH
- a CDS encoding sulfate/molybdate ABC transporter ATP-binding protein → MEIRVEKIRKEFDLYPALHDVSLKIESGELIALLGPSGSGKTTLLRLIAGLEQPTLGRIFFGNEDASYKSVQERNVGFVFQHYALFRHMNVAENVAFGLTVRPRHQRPPKAEIRRRALELLDMVQLTGLEKRFPNQLSGGQRQRVALARAMAIEPKVLLLDEPFGALDAKVRKELRRWLREFHDRTGHTTVFVTHDQEEALELADRVVVMSQGKIEQVGSSDDVYDRPNSPFVFSFIGESANLPVTVIDGTVHFHGESTGLAAQRDGEGRLFFRPQDVSLVEEGPCFTGPVTSSRRLAGTRIAEVELGSAEDPCHVEIEIPLEAAATNGSILSFRPTRWKLFY
- a CDS encoding DUF6152 family protein → MRPLTGILAVAAILAFAATASFAHHGWTWAEEEQTELKGIIRTVVIAPPHPTLDVETASDGLWKIELGNPRQTQRSGFVEGSAKQGDQVVVLGNRSLDPDEKRMKAVRITVNGKVFDIYPERIKMN
- a CDS encoding DUF6644 family protein, which translates into the protein MEGLEWIAASPIAAALKASGTLYLFVNAAHILSIGLIVGAIMPLDLRLLGLFRRYPLSALGPYLSASAAIGVALAILTGICLFSVRPMEYASNPAFLVKLALLACGVVNALSVHGTTRWMVAVNHGKVSPLLRLQALLSLTLWAATLVAGRWIAFV
- the betA gene encoding choline dehydrogenase, translating into MQQADYIIVGSGSAGSALAYRLSEDGKNTVLVLEYGGSDIGPFIQMPAALAWPMSMKRYNWGYLSEPEPNLNNRRITAPRGKVIGGSSSINGLVYVRGHAEDFNRWEELGARGWAYADVLPYFKRMEHNHGGEDGWRGTNGPLHVKRGPVKNPLFHAFIEAGKQAGFELTEDYNGSKQEGFGLMEQTVWQGRRWSAANAYLKPAMKRPNVELVRCFARKIVIESGRAVGVEIDRGGKIEVVRANREVIVSASSFNSPKLLMLSGIGPGQHLQDMGIEVKADRPGVGANLQDHMEFYFQQVSTKPVSLYSWLPWFWQGVAGAQWLFFKQGLGISNQFEACAFLRSAPGVKQPDIQYHFLPVAISYDGKAAANTHGFQAHVGYNLSKSRGSVTLRSADAMADPVIRFNYMSHPEDWEKFRHCVRLTREIFGQKAFDHYRGPEIQPGAKVQTDEEIDAFLREHLESAYHPCGTCKMGDRNDPMAVVDPETRVIGVDGLRVADSSIFPHVTYGNLNGPSIMTGEKAADHILGRQPLPRSNQEPWINPRWETSDR
- the betB gene encoding betaine-aldehyde dehydrogenase, translated to MRAQPKASHFIDGEYVEDTAGTPFESLYPATGEVIARLHAATPAIVEKAIAAAKRAQPEWAAMSPTARGRILKRAAEIMRERNRELSELETLDTGKPIQETIVADPTSGADSFEFFGGIAAAGLNGDYIPLGQDFAFTKRVPLGVCVGIGAWNYPQQIACWKGAPALVCGNAMVFKPSENTPLGALKIAEILIEAGLPKGLYNVIQGDRTTGPLLVNHPDVAKVSLTGSVPTGKKVAGAAASALKHVTMELGGKSPLIVFDDADLESAIGGAMLGNFYSTGQVCSNGTRVFVQKGIKEQFLARLKERTEKIVIGEPMDEATQLGPMVSKAQRDKVLDYIGKGKSEGATLVTGGGIPNHVSGEGYYIQPTVFADVTDEMTIAREEIFGPVMCVLDFDNEEEVIARGNATEFGLSGGVFTRDIARAHRVVDQLEAGTLWINTYNLCPVEIPFGGSKQSGFGRENSLAALQHYSELKTVYVSMGSVEAPY